The Oncorhynchus clarkii lewisi isolate Uvic-CL-2024 chromosome 31, UVic_Ocla_1.0, whole genome shotgun sequence genome includes the window cctcttttcctctctcctgtcAGGGACACTTGCCGTCTGATCATTCGTAAGATCCAGTTTGCCCCAGGAACAATACCTGCTGGACCCCAGGCTGACATCAGCAAGAACTTCATGATGTCTGACAAGCTAGTCCACCTGGAGGCCTCTATAGAGAAGGAGGTAGGCCTGTAGCCCTTCCATTGATTAGACTTGTATCCTGTCAGCCTAGGAGAACGTTGATTACTGTGCTGGTTTTCTGTTGATGGATAATTCTGTATGATACCTGtttatttgaacatgtttgctTTCCTTTGGTGACTTTCAGCTCTATTTCCATGGAGACCCAATCCCTGTAAAAGTCAAAATCAACAACGAAACCGCAAAAGTggtgaagaaaataaaaataacaagtgAGTCAACGTAAAAGTGGTTTTGACGTGAGTTTTCTGTTCTGATTGGCTtcgttggtagagcatggcgctcgCAACACCAGGATTGCGAGTTTGAttcatacgtaaaatgtatgcaccgatgactgtaagtcgctttggagaAAAATGTctgcaaatatatatattattctcTGTCATGATGGCGTGTGTGTTTCAACTCTTGTTTCTGACCAACACACATCTTTCTGACTAGTTGACCAGACAACAGAGGTGCTGCTTTACCAAGCAGACAAATATACCAAGACTGTTCTGAATGAGGAATTTGCGTAAGTCAAGAACACATTCATTTCATTTCTACTGTAATGTAGAATTACTAAACCATGTGTCTATAACCCAATACTGAGTCAAACAATAAAGTGTATTTTGATTCTCACTGTTGGTGGATCACAACTTCCTGTTTGTGTGGTTGTCCTGCGCAGGGAGGAAGTAAAAGGAGAATCCACCCTGGAGAAGACGTTCACGGTGATCCCTCTTCTGTCCAACAACAAAGAGAAGCGTGGTCTGGCCGTGGACGGCAGACTAAAGGATGAAGATACCAACCTGGCTTCTACCACACTGTGAGTCAGTGAGTTACCCAagacatacactactgttcaaaagtttggggtcacttagaaatgtctttgtttttgaaagaaaagctcaactggtgttttgcgggtactatttaatgaagctaccagttgaagacttgtgaggcatctgtttctcaaactatacactctaatgtacttgtcctcttgctcagttgtgcaccggggcctctcacccctctttctattctggttagccagtttgctctgttctgtgaagggagtagtacacagcgttgtacgagatcttcagtttcttggcaatttctcgcatggaatagccttcatttctcagaacaagaatagactggcgagtttcagaagaaggttctttgtttctggtcattttgagcctgtaatcgaacacacaaatgctgatgctccagatactcaactaaagaaggccagttttattgcttatttaatcagaacaacagttttcagctgtgctaacataattgctaaaGTGTTTactaatgattaattagccttttaaaatgataaacttggattagctaacacaacgtggcattggaacacaagagtgatagttgctgataatgggcctatgtagatattccattaatatcccattaaaaaatcagctgtttccagctacaatagtaatttacaacattaacaatgtctacactgtatgtctgatcaacttgatgttattttattggacaaaaaataattttctttcaaaaacaaggacatttctaagggaccccaaacttttgaacggtggtgtatcTCCACCACACCCCGCTCTCCTTCTGTAGATGATGATAAAAAACTTTTCTGCATCATCATCTATTGTCAAAAAGCCTGAGGTAACCCATCCCTgttctgtcctcccctctcctagcATTCGTCCTGGCATGGATAAAGGAATGCAGGGAATCTTAGTTACTTACAAAATCAAGGTGAACCTCTTGGTCTCCAGCGGAGGCCTCTTGGGAGGCCTAACAGCCAGGTAAGAACAGGAGATGATATATGACATGTGCACTTTATTACATGACAAACACAGagtacacatgggaaactgttgagcgtgaaaaacacagcagcgttgcagtacTTTACACAAACCggcgtgcctggcacctactaccataccctgttcaaaggcacttgaatgtttttgtcttgcccattcaccctctcagTGGCACACATACGCATTTCTCAATcatatctcaaggcttaaaaatccttctttaacctgtcttttccccttcatctacattgattgaagtggatttaacaagtgtcaTCAATAGGAGATTATaattttcacctggtcagtctatgtcattgcaagagcaggtgttcttaatgtttggtcaCTCGGTGTACATGAATGTCAGCATGGTTTTGTTGGAGAAACATGATTATGTTGCCCACTGATAAAGTACATTTTGTTTCGCCACAGTGATGTCGGAGTAGAATTACCTTTGGTATTGATGTCTCCCAAACCTGCAGATGTGTAAGTATGACTCTACCACCTGGTTTATCAGTGTGAAATGGGGGATTCATACGTGATGATATTCTGGCATGCGTGACAATTTCAGTTTTCCATTGAGTCTATAGTTTCTAATTGTTTCCATAAGAATGTTGAccttatgtgtgtttgtgcatttaTGAACTGCAGCCCAGTGGAATAAATGCCTCTGTGGTGCAGGTGAGGTCACTCTCAATGTCACATGTTTTCGGCCCGATATTCACTTCTTCAAGGGATACAAAAACATTATTATTTGGTAATAGTGGGAAAGGGTTGAAATAGTTGCAGTTAAAGAAACATTTTCCCTTGTTGCTCATTGGATACACTGTCAAGGTATAGAAATAGCTCTTAAAGAAGTGCACAATGTCAACACAATGTATCCTCTTGATATGGTTGTGTATTGTGCTACTGAACGATCATACACTTGGATACATATGCCAATTAGGATGATATAGAGACACCACTGTCATGGCCGCGGGAAGATGTTTTGGATTGGGTAATAATAGttaataaatattttatttttttatttaagcaggcaagtcagataagaacaaattcttattttacaatgacagacAACCCCGgctaattgtgcaccaccctattggactcccgatcacggccagttgtgatacagtccAGGATCGAACCATGTTCTGTAGTgtcgcctctagcactgagatgcagtgccttagagcgctgcgccactcggaaggaggtgctgcagcaccctcaacACCCCTACTTCCCACGGCTATGACTGCTGTAGTACAATGCACAAGATATCATGGTTTGATAGTGGACTCAAAAAGAGAGAAAAACTATTGAACAGAACAACCACATATTCAAGCAATTCCTTGTCAGATAGCTGATGTGATGTTGTGTTTGTCCATGTCTCCCCCTCTAGAACGGATGTAAAATTTGAGTAGATTCCCCAACAGAAGATGCAGAAGGACGATCAGTAAGAGCAACAGCAACAGACTCGCTGAAAGGACAACTGACACCAAAGAAACTAAGCACCAATAACATATAGCAGAGACCCAAGAGGATCACAACAACAATATTGCTTTCTCTCTTGCTTAGACCCTTCATCAACATTACACCTACTGATGAGGGCACACTGGAATGGCATCATATAGCAGATAGATGAGGGCTCTGAGTCCCCTTGAACGAAACACAATTAATTACTAGCCACTATAGGTCCAAAAGTAATTTCAATAGTTGAAATTGTTTTGCTTTTTAAAGTGAACTCTACAATAAAGAGTATATAACagctatttatttttttgcacacATGATGGTATCTCAAAAGGAACTGTACCAGCATATGAGAGTTATATGAACAGGTGGGGAGCAGTAGGCTGTGGGGGAACCCTGATTGTGGCACtctacatttcagtcatttaccAAACACGcctatccagagcaacttagtgAGTGCATCCATTTTCATGTTGGTCCCTCATGGGAATCGAACCCTCAACCCTGGCAtagcaagtgccatgctctaccagctgagctacacAGGATCATGTcttattcaacaacaaaaaaataaaaagatgttCACCTCCTACTTCCTGTGTCAAATCTTTAGTGTATCTCCTCACTGTCTTCTGTTAGTTCACCGCTTCTTTCCTCTGATTACGATAAGCAATTCCCCACATCCATCAAAGCCATTCCAAACACATGACAATCTGCAACCAACAAAGGATGTTGGGCCAATTGCATGTCTTTCAATGCAATAAACTCTTGCATTTTGTCAACCTCAAACAAACAACGTCTAAACACAATCAACCACACCCCCCAAACAATTATCAAGACAGCATGGGGTTTCAAATGGGTCTGAAACAAATGACAAGCACAAACTGGAACGCGGTGATTTTATATCTTTCACACTAATTAGGGCCCCTGGGAAACATGGACCAAAACTATGGTTCCTAGCGTGTCACACATGGACTATGACTAATGCAGTCACATAAGCCCACAGACAAATAATTCAGAACATTTAAACCATTAGCTACAAAGCAAATTGTAGCACCATCACTTGTTCATTGTTGCTTGCACCGAGGGTCAGGAGAAAGAGGAGTCTGTGACGGTAGAAATTACATTTTTGGAAAAAGTGGAGCactgccttttggctgatccatttgtggtttcagggtgggtgaaaacaagagttgggtgctgtggaatcAGTAAAAGTAACCAAAAGTGCtcttgtgataattgtttgtgtttctgctggtcataGGTAGCAGGCTTTGTTCTGCTCtcaagaaaagggtgccattgaaaggagtgattactggggtagcggtgaatgtacccagtgtttgtGATGCTCGTTGTTTGGTGAGACGCAGACAGGGTGGCACGAGTGGTGAAACAAATTAGTCATTGTCTGTCCTTTTAAGTTTGGATGTTGAGTCTTTGCTTGACAAAgtgacaaaggaatgtgtagcatgggggaaagtagtggtatgtgttaattgtagtggcgcccatggggctggggatcagaaatgtcccatgtgagagaggcaggttgaggtttccagggttagagtagtgcagaagttgtcgTATGCTGAGGCATTGAAGGATGTAGAGGAAGATTGGTCtaggggagggatcctgagaggagtggtgtgagtaatAGATCTGTACCAATACTGAGGGCCAACAAGTGATATAGATTTTGTGACTGTAGGGTTAGATGATAGGGGATTTGTTGATTttcataaatatattttttaagcaaAGTACAAGGTAgttatactccagtctagtaggtggcggtaatgcaaagTTTATCAGATGCCAACCGCCACGTTAAACCTTATCAAATAAGAAGACTTGTCCATTGGGCTGCATTTTGAACTCATAAAATACACACACTCCTCCACTTACACttgccttatgcccttgggggaatccccgcgGCTATTTGTTTTGTTGgtccaatttttattttatttttctattttgttatatattttgttatttttaagcaggtaggctagttgagaacaagttctcattggcaactgtgacctggccaagataaagcaaagcagtttgacacatacaacaagacagagttacacatggaataaacaaacataaactTGTCCATCAATAATAGAGTAGgacaatctatatacagcatgtgcaaatgaggtaggataagagaggtaaaggcaataaataggccatggtgatgaagtaattacaatatagcaattaaacactggaatggtagggtgtgtagaagatgaatgtgcaagtagagatactggggtgcaaaggagcaagataaataaataaatacagtatggggatgaggtagattgtatgggctatttacagatgagctatgtacaggtgcagtgatttgtgagctgctctgacagctggtgcttaaagctagtgagggaggtaagagtctccagcttcagagatttttgcagttcgttccagtcattggcagcagagaacaggaaggagaggCGGGCCAAAAGAAGAATTGGATTTGGGGGTGAGcagtgagatataccttctggagcgcgtgctacaggtgggtgctgctatggtgaccagtgagctgaggtaaggtGGTGCTTTACCTAGCACAGACTTGTAGAtgccctggagccagtgggtttggtgacgagtatgaagcgagggccagccaacgagagcatacaggtcttgTTGGCTCGTGGGTAGtatttggggctttggtgacaaaacggatggcactgtgatagactgcatccaatagaatgtagagtagagtgttggaggccattttgtaaataacatcgccgaagtcgaggatcggtaggatggtcagttttacacgggtatgtttggcagcatgagtgaagaatgctttgttgcgaaataggatgccaattctagatttaattttggattggagaagtttaatgtgagtctggaaggagagtttacagtctaacctcggtatttgtagttgtccacatattctaagtcagaatcgtccagagtagtgatgctggacaggtgggcaggtgcgggcagcaaacggttgaagagcatgcatttagttttattagcatttaaaagcagttggaggccacagaaggagtgttgtatggcattgaagctcgtttggaggtttgttaacacagtgtccaaagaaggccagaggtatacagaatgatgtcgtctgcgtagaggtggatcaaagaatcaccagcagcgagagcgacatcattgatgtatacagagaagagagtcggcccgagaattgaaccctgtggcacccccatagagactgccagaggtccggacaacaggccctccgatttgacacactgaactctatcggagaagtagttggtgaaccaaagcgaggcaatcatttgagaaaccaaggctgttgagtctgccaataagaatgttgtgattgacaagAGTCGAAAGCAttagccaggtcaatgaatacggctgcatagtaatgtctcttattgatggcggttatgatataatttaggaccttgagcatggctgaggtgtaCCTATGACAAGCTCTGAAacaagattgcatagcggagaaggtacgctGAGATTCAaaatgatctgtttgttaacttggctttcgaagaccttagaaaggcagggtagaatagatataggtctgtagcagtttgggtctagagtgtcaccccctttgaagaggtaataggggttgcaacaatttcggcagttCATTTTacaaagagagggtccagattgtctagccgcTAAGAAAAGTCAGCCAAAACTTAAAACCAATGTTAatatggagaagtcaacatacaagtgtaagtaaaaatgaatgtaaaattgtgctactaatgcacatgacgACTCAAACACGTATCATAAAAGTaatgatgtttttgtttggttagcttttgAAAACATTAACTTGAGCACATATCTTTTCCTGATATCACACTTATACATCGTCATTTTCCATTTACCTGATATAGTAGGTTGGCTAACAGTTCATGTCTGCggatcaaatctaatcaaatcaaatgttatttgtcacatgcgccgaatacaacagtgaaatgcttacttacaagctcttaaccaacagtgctttaagaagttaagaaaaaataagtaaaaaatagaaaagaaaagtaacaaataattaaacagtagcagtaaaataacaatagcgaggttatttacagggggtaccggtacagagtcaatgtgcgggggcaccggttagtcaaggtaattgaggaaatatgtacatgtacatagagttaaagtgactatgcacagataataaacagagagtagcagcagcgtaaaagaggggtctgggtagcccttcgatgaggtgttcaggagtcttatggcttgggggtagaagctgttaagaagccttttggagaACTAGGGTGGATGaagtcttcctctgacaccgcctggtatagaggtcctggatggcaggaagcttggcaccagtgatgtactaccctttgtagtgcctttcggtcagaggccgagcagttgctataccaggcagtgatgcaaccagtcagcatgctctctatggtgcagatgtagaaccttttgaggatctgaggacccatgccgaaTCTTTACAGTCTCTTGAGGGGCAATAGgttttgccgtgccctcttcacgactgtcttagtgtgtttagaccatgatagtttgttggtgatgtggacaccaaggaacttgaagctctcaacctgctccactgcagccccgtcaatgagagtggggcgtgctcggccctccttttcctgtagtccacaatcatctcctttgccttgatcacgttgagggagcggttgttgtcctggcaccacacggccaggtctctgatctcctccctataggctgtcactgttgttcttgggcacagggactatgctgccctaccaagcaaaaatgCAGTAACTGATTATAGTGTGGGAATTAGAAAAATGGCTTGTATTTAACTTGGTTTCACAGtatgcagttactgctaacatggcCCCCAatttctccaaaacacaatacaatagaggcaggatacttgtccacataattaagcatgtatttaataTGGCAAAAATGACATGAACTAATTTTTGGGAGCTGTCTTTTAGCCAAGATATGaaatgcaatcataattgactgcACATATAAGGCACACACAACAGTTGGGAAGAACGAGTGACACATTTCCGGGCAAGATAGATCCATTTGAAATTAATGAATTCTTCCCTCGACCgttgccctgcaagtgtatactcgtcagacgtcaggatacgtcatcagaagtgtccacttaatttgagggctgaggggatagggtgtgtcttttaagtgtttggaatgcaACCCTGCACTTTTTGGTACTCGTAGTCTGTCCGTCAGGGGGTGCTTGCTCGCGCGTCACAATTTCACATACAGAACTAGCATACACAC containing:
- the LOC139391046 gene encoding arrestin-C-like encodes the protein MAKIYKKTSGNGSIALYLGKRDFVDHVEAVDIVDGVIKVDPAELEGRKVWVYLACSFRYGSDDLDLIGMNYRKDIWIQRQQIYPVVGTKPANTPMQEALLKKCEDQGHAFTFNIDTNLPCSVGLQPAPEDVGKACGVDYEVKAYIANEADDPDEKINKKDTCRLIIRKIQFAPGTIPAGPQADISKNFMMSDKLVHLEASIEKELYFHGDPIPVKVKINNETAKVVKKIKITIDQTTEVLLYQADKYTKTVLNEEFAEEVKGESTLEKTFTVIPLLSNNKEKRGLAVDGRLKDEDTNLASTTLIRPGMDKGMQGILVTYKIKVNLLVSSGGLLGGLTASDVGVELPLVLMSPKPADVPVE